In one Elusimicrobiota bacterium genomic region, the following are encoded:
- the coaE gene encoding dephospho-CoA kinase (Dephospho-CoA kinase (CoaE) performs the final step in coenzyme A biosynthesis.) yields MTHKKRLILGITGGIASGKSSVMALLSKRGIPVICSDDLAHRCIRKGHPAYKKIVRRFGRSILGSDGEINRRTLGKQVFAHPHLRKQLEQIVHPYVIRALKRFAKQHTG; encoded by the coding sequence TGGGCATCACCGGCGGCATCGCCAGCGGCAAAAGCTCCGTCATGGCTCTGCTGTCCAAACGAGGAATACCCGTCATTTGTTCGGATGATCTGGCCCACCGGTGCATCCGGAAAGGCCACCCCGCCTACAAGAAAATTGTGCGCCGCTTCGGCCGGTCGATCCTGGGTTCGGATGGGGAAATCAATCGCCGAACCCTTGGAAAGCAAGTCTTTGCACATCCACATTTGAGGAAACAGCTGGAGCAGATCGTCCATCCTTATGTTATCAGGGCTTTGAAGCGCTTCGCAAAACAGCATACCGG